Proteins from a single region of Sebastes umbrosus isolate fSebUmb1 chromosome 8, fSebUmb1.pri, whole genome shotgun sequence:
- the bmp10 gene encoding bone morphogenetic protein 10, with product MASIWVSQLETICSSRTLLVLFSILILQGLCGQSSPISTNTHQRHRPAPGLGDGHGGVVDPSLLEQDNNMNMQSLLESLKEQFLQTFNLSGLGPLAMPPGSTREEPPEYMMELYNRFANDRTAMPTANIIRSFKNEDSSPSVVGVGGVRHHPLLFNVSVPHHERITTAELRLYTLVQTDRHLYAGVDRKVTIYELESPVRDDNTTDENPVRGDGFRGGGERIELVELASRQVYGTDNGWEAFDLTAAVQLWRKSDHGTTHRLEVHIASMANEDNGQGMTEDSKDRNPPEGDMKIDTSPEEKHKPLLIVFSDDPSSDHRDDKRELNEMIDHETSDMVLQNDLGMGLNGLWGDLGRDGDEGDEDAEPDEEDLIQMRSNLIYDTASRIRRNAKGNHCKKQSLFVEFKDIGWDSWILAPTGYDAFECTGICSFPLTKHVTPTKHAIVQTLININSPQKAARACCVPTKLDPISLLYLDDTGVVTYKYKFEGMVVAECGCR from the exons ATGGCGAGCATTTGGGTCTCTCAACTGGAAACCATCTGCAGCTCCAGGACTTTGCTCGTTCTGTTTTCCATCCTGATTCTCCAGGGGCTCTGTGGACAGAGCAGCCCGATCTCCACAAACACCCATCAGAGGCATCGCCCCGCTCCGGGGCTGGGAGACGGGCATGGGGGGGTGGTGGATCCATCGCTGCTGGAGCAGGACAACAACATGAACATGCAGAGCTTGCTGGAGAGCCTGAAGGAACAGTTTCTGCAGACTTTCAACCTGTCTGGCTTGGGTCCTCTTGCCATGCCTCCTGGAAGCACAAGAGAAGAGCCACCTGAGTACATGATGGAGCTCTACAACCGTTTTGCTAATGACCGCACTGCCATGCCCACCGCCAACATCATCCGCAGCTTCAAAAATGAAG ATTCATCTCCCAGTGTTGTGGGTGTTGGAGGAGTGAGGCATCACCCTCTCCTCTTCAATGTGTCAGTTCCCCATCATGAACGCATCACAACGGCCGAGCTTCGCCTCTACACCCTTGTCCAGACTGACCGCCATCTCTATGCTGGTGTCGACCGCAAGGTCACTATCTACGAGCTGGAGTCGCCTGTCAGAGATGACAACACGACTGATGAGAACCCTGTGAGAGGCGATGGATTCAGAGGGGGAGGAGAGCGGATAGAGCTGGTGGAGTTGGCTTCACGCCAGGTCTACGGCACCGATAACGGCTGGGAGGCCTTTGATCTCACTGCTGCTGTTCAGCTCTGGCGCAAATCTGACCATGGCACCACGCACCGGTTGGAAGTTCACATTGCCAGCATGGCTAATGAAGATAATGGTCAAGGTATGACAGAGGACAGCAAAGACAGGAATCCACCTGAAGGGGACATGAAGATTGACACCAGCcctgaggaaaaacacaaacctctGCTGATTGTTTTCTCTGATGACCCAAGTAGTGATCACCGTGATGACAAGCGTGAGCTGAACGAGATGATTGACCACGAAACCTCTGACATGGTTCTCCAGAATGACTTGGGGATGGGCCTGAATGGTCTGTGGGGGGACCTGGGGAGGGACGGGGATGAGGGAGATGAAGACGCAGAGCCAGATGAAGAGGACCTCATCCAAATGCGCTCCAATCTGATCTACGACACAGCATCCCGCATTCGCCGCAATGCCAAGGGAAACCACTGCAAGAAACAATCTCTGTTCGTAGAGTTCAAAGATATTGGATGGGACAGTTGGATCCTGGCACCCACTGGTTACGACGCCTTTGAGTGCACTGGCATTTGTTCCTTCCCACTAACGAAGCACGTCACGCCCACCAAGCATGCCATTGTCCAGACACTGATCAACATCAACAGTCCTCAGAAGGCTGCGCGAGCTTGTTGCGTGCCCACCAAGCTGGACCCCATCTCCCTGCTGTACTTGGATGACACAGGCGTGGTCACCTACAAGTACAAGTTTGA